The DNA window TTAGAAGCAGATACACTTACTTTAGTGGCTGATGAATTTGGTTACAAAATAGAATTTGCAGATGCAGATTTAGAAGCAGAATCTGAAGAAGAAGTACAAGATACTGAAGAAGATTTATTACCAAGAGCTCCTATTGTTACGGTAATGGGACACGTAGACCACGGTAAAACTTCATTATTAGACTACATCAGAAAAACCAATGTAATTGCTGGTGAATCTGGAGGTATTACACAGCATATCGGTGCATACAATGTGAAATTAGAAGGAGGGCAAAGAATTACATTCTTAGATACCCCTGGTCACGAAGCCTTTACCGCGATGAGAGCAAGAGGTGCACAAGTTACCGATATTGTAATTATTGTAGTTGCTGCGGATGATGATGTAATGCCACAAACCAAAGAAGCGATTGCTCACGCACAAGCTGCTGGTGTTCCTATGATTATTGCCATCAATAAAGTAGATAAACCAAACGCTAATCCAGACAACATTCGTCAACAACTTTCTGGAATGAATATTTTAGTTGAAGAATGGGGAGGAAGTGTACAAGCTCAAGAAATCTCTGCGAAATTTGGTAATAATGTAGACTTATTATTAGAAAAAGTATTGCTTCAAGCAGAAATGCTAGAACTGAAAGCTAATCCTAATAAACATGCAACTGGTGCAATCATTGAAGCATCTTTAGATAAAGGAAGAGGATATGTTTCTACTGTATTGGTACAAGCTGGTACACTTAGAGTAGGAGATTATGTAGTAGCGGGTAAAAACCATGGTAAGATTAAAGCGATGCTAGATGAAAGAGGAAGACAGCTTACTGAAGCTGGTCCTTCTATTCCTGTAACGATTCTAGGTTTAGATGGAGCGCCAACTGCTGGTGATAAATTTAAAGTTTACGAAGACGAAAGAGAAGCGAAATCTATAGCAAACAAGCGTGAACAATTACAGAGAGAACAAACCATCAGAACTAAAAAACACCTTACTTTAGATGAATTAGGAAGAAGAATTGCTCTAGGTGATTTCAAAGAATTGAACATTATCCTTAAAGGAGACGTGGATGGTTCTGTAGAAGCGCTTTCTGATCAGTTACAAAGACTTTCTACTGCTGAAATCAGCGTGAATATTATTCACAAAGGTGTTGGTCAAATCACTGAGTCAGACGTGTTATTAGCTGCAGCATCTGATGCTATTATGATAGGATTTAATGTAAGAGCTGGTGCTAACGCAAAAGAATTGGCAGACAGAGAAGAAATAGAAATCAGAACTTATTCTATTATCTATGCAGCAATAGACGATGTAAAAGAAGCGATGGAAGGTATGCTTTCTCCGGAGATCAGAGAACAAGTAATAGGAAATGTAGAAATTAGAGAAACGTTCAAGATTTCTAAAGTAGGTACTATTGCAGGTTGTATGGTTCTCAACGGAAAAGTAACCCGTAATTCTAAAATTAGACTTCTGCGCGATGGAATTGTAAAATACGATGGTGAATTAGAATCTCTAAAACGTTTCAAAGACGATGTAAAAGAAGTTACCAAGGGTTATGAGTGTGGTCTTAACATTAAAGGCTATAATGACATAGAAGTAGGTGATATCTTAGAAGTCTATGAAGAGATAGAAGTAAAGAAAAAACTTAAATAGTTTATTTACAATAGCAAATCCCGAGTAACATCGGGATTTTTTATTGACTAAATGCTATTTAGAATCATTATAAATAATCATTATTGTTTTTGATGAATTTTTAAAAAACAGCATGATAATTATGTTTTGGATGTAAAATAACTAAAATTACACACTTGTTAATGATTAGATTTGAAATGTAATTTTTTATCAATAAAATAAACTTGGTATTGCATAAAATTTAACATATTTAATATTTGGTTATGTTAAAATTAATTAACATTTTTGCCGCAATAATATTAAATATTGTTAATATGAATGGGAAATTAAAAGTTTTAACAGCTGGTGTACTTTTTTTTATGGGTGGACAATTTGTTCAGGCTCAACAAAAAAAAGACGAGGCAAAAGAAAAAGAAATTGAAGAAGTAGTAGTTGTAGGTTACGGTACGCAGAAAAAATCTGATGTAACGGCAAGTCTAACTACAGTGAAAGGATCTGCTATTGCAGATAAGCCAGTGCAAACGTTTGACCAAGCGATGGCAGGTAGAAGTACTGGGGTGCAAATAACAGTCCCAAGTGGTGTGCTTAACGCAGCACCAGTTTTTAGGATAAGAGGAACAAGTTCTATCTCTCTGAGTTCTTATCCTTTAATTATTATTGATGGAGTACCTACATTTACAGATAATAATAGTACTACTTCGGCTGCAAGTAATCTCCCTTAGCTTCTATTAATCCATCAGATATTGAAAGTATCGATATTGCAAAAGATGCTGCGGCAACTGCAATTTATGGTTCTAGAGCTGCAAATGGAGTGGTTTTTGTGACCACTAAGAAAGGAAAAAGTGGAAGGGCTAAGATTAATTATAGTACTTGGCTAAGCGTAGCTAGTCCTTTTAGATTGCCAGAAACTCTGGGGGCAGAAGATTATGTTAAGTTTAAAAATGCTGCAGTTGCTAATAATCCTACAGCTAGTGCTTTTAAATTTAGTACAGCCTTAGATGCTAATGGAAATCTTATTGATACAGATTGGTCTAAGATTATATATAGAACGGGTATTTCATCTAATCATAATATTAATGTATCTGGTGGTAATGAAGGTACATCTTATTATTTTTCTGCTGGATATACTAATCAGCAAGGGATCATTCAAAAGAATGATTTTAAAAGAATTAGTGCCTTGTTAAATATTGACTCTAAAGTAACTAAAAACATTTCAATTGGGGGGAAATTATCTTTCTCTAATGAGATGAACTTAGCGGCTACTAATTCTGGATCGCTTTCAGGTGGTGCTTTTTCCACGGGTGGTTTAGGTCGCTTGCAATTTGTATTGCCTTCTACATTA is part of the Cloacibacterium normanense genome and encodes:
- a CDS encoding TonB-dependent receptor plug domain-containing protein; this translates as MNGKLKVLTAGVLFFMGGQFVQAQQKKDEAKEKEIEEVVVVGYGTQKKSDVTASLTTVKGSAIADKPVQTFDQAMAGRSTGVQITVPSGVLNAAPVFRIRGTSSISLSSYPLIIIDGVPTFTDNNSTTSAASNLP
- the infB gene encoding translation initiation factor IF-2; protein product: MPKIRLNKAVKEFNISMSRLVEFLQSRGFEVESNPNAQLEEAAYAALEAEFARDSEQRKASHEVVISKVPEEKLEIEPKKPEVIKAKAPSIGEARVLGKIELEKPKAEVPAVEPVIAPEEPKKEEIKKEEPKKEEPVELKVLDKIDLSKIESNKPKPSPKKEEKPKQEAPKFEKKELPKPEVKKEQPKAPVKEETTSVKFDEPEKIKTVYQKLDGPKIVSTEKIDLSQFQTRPSKPDPNKKKQRKRINNGPAPTQGQNQQGQGGGNNNQQGGDKKPFNRDNNNRPNQGGGNNNQGGANRNRPHSPNYKGGGAHKGREKVMPVELSDEQIKNQIKETLEKLTNKGGKSKGSKYRKEKRTYRREQDELQQELEAADRTLRVTEFITVSELASLMDVSATEVISACFSLGVMVTMNQRLEADTLTLVADEFGYKIEFADADLEAESEEEVQDTEEDLLPRAPIVTVMGHVDHGKTSLLDYIRKTNVIAGESGGITQHIGAYNVKLEGGQRITFLDTPGHEAFTAMRARGAQVTDIVIIVVAADDDVMPQTKEAIAHAQAAGVPMIIAINKVDKPNANPDNIRQQLSGMNILVEEWGGSVQAQEISAKFGNNVDLLLEKVLLQAEMLELKANPNKHATGAIIEASLDKGRGYVSTVLVQAGTLRVGDYVVAGKNHGKIKAMLDERGRQLTEAGPSIPVTILGLDGAPTAGDKFKVYEDEREAKSIANKREQLQREQTIRTKKHLTLDELGRRIALGDFKELNIILKGDVDGSVEALSDQLQRLSTAEISVNIIHKGVGQITESDVLLAAASDAIMIGFNVRAGANAKELADREEIEIRTYSIIYAAIDDVKEAMEGMLSPEIREQVIGNVEIRETFKISKVGTIAGCMVLNGKVTRNSKIRLLRDGIVKYDGELESLKRFKDDVKEVTKGYECGLNIKGYNDIEVGDILEVYEEIEVKKKLK